The following DNA comes from Oncorhynchus clarkii lewisi isolate Uvic-CL-2024 chromosome 22, UVic_Ocla_1.0, whole genome shotgun sequence.
ggagtgcaaaattattcagcccccttaagttaatactttgtagcgccaccttttgctgcgattacagctgtaagtcgcttggggtatgtctctttcagttttgcacatagagagactgaaatgttttcccattcctccttgcaaaacagctcgagctcagtgaggttggatggagagcatttgtgaacagcagttttcagttctttccacagattctcgattggattcaggtctggactttgacttggccattctaacacctggatatgtttatttttgaaccattccattgtagattttgctttatgttttggatcattgtcttgttggaagacaaatctccgtcccagtctcaggtcttttgcagactccatcaggttttcttccagaatggtcctgtatttggctccatccatcttcccatcaattttaaccatcttccctgtccctgctgaagaaaagcaggcccaaaccatgatgctgccaccaccatgtttgacagtgggtatggtgtgttcagggtgatgagctgtgttgcttttacgccaaacataacgttttgcattgttgccaaaaagttcaattttggtttcatctgaccagagcaccttcttccacatgtttggtgtgtctcccaggtggcttgtggcaaactttaaacaacactttttatggatatctttaagaaatggctttcttcttgccactcttccataaaggccagatttgtgcaatatacgactgattgttgtcctatggacagagtctcccacctcagctgtagatctctgcagttcatccagagtgatcatgggcctcttggctgcatctctgatcagtcttctccttgtatgagctgaaagtttagagggacggccaggtcttggtagatttgcagtggtctgatactccttccatttcaatattatcgcttgcacagtgctccttgggatgtttaaagcttgggaaatctttttgtatccaaatccggctttaaacttcttcacaacagtatctcggacctgcctggtgtgttccttgttcttcatgatgctctctgcgctttttacgaacctctgagactatcacagtgcaggtgcatttatacggagacttgattacacacaggtggattgtatttatcatcattagtcatttaggtcaacattggatcattcagagatcctcactgaacttctggagagagtttgctgcactgaaagtaaaggggctgaataattttgcacgcccaatttttcagtttttgatttgttaaaaaagtttgaaatatccaataaatgtcgttccacttcatgattgtgtcccacttgttgttgattcttcacaaaaaaatacagttttatatctttatgtttgaagcctgaaatgtggcaaaaggtcgcaaagttcaagggggcctaatactttcgcaaggcactgtatgtacccttatttaactaggcaaaacaGTTACGGTTATTTTTTATAATGACGGATCTAGGGATTCGATCTAGTGACCTTTCGGTTGCTGGCccactgctctaaccactaggctacctgcccccccccccccccctgatttGAGAGGTGCAGTAACCCTTCTACAGCAGTCTTTGTGTTCGGAATACGGCTAACATATAATAAAGTAATCATCCCAAGAGAGCTCATGAAATCTACACAAAACATGGATGTATGCTGGTGTCGAAAAGGCATAGCTGTCTTAGTAAATGGAATGTGCAGACTAATGGCATTAGTAATTGAGAAAATGGGTCACCTGGGATATGAGCTGTTTGCAGGTGGAGTTAATGGGGGGGATTAGTTGGGTTAAGGGCTAATATGAATCACCAATAACATGTTCCACATACTGTCTGCCAGCATACCTTAACATCGCTTCATCCAGGCTGGATTGATAGGTTTACACAACTGACATATTGAGGTCATGCTTCCCAACCACTAAGGACCAGTGAACGGAGGGACATTGAAATGGAGAACATAGTCTCACATTAAAAAGGTCATAGGATATTAGAGGAATCCAGGTACCTGGGTGAGCTAAAGGCTTACCGAACACATGTTGTGGTTGGTTATTATTTCCACAAGCAAAAATCCCCTTCATGATCCTCCTTAGAGAGCATTCgttcgtgcacacacacacacacacacacacgcacagacacacacacacacacacacacacacacacacacacacacacacacacacacacacacacacacacacacacaatactgaaTGGAGTTGCATCtcccagagagaaagagcaatTTCTCCAGCTCTGAAATAAGGTTCTCCTGACTTCTGTCATCAGGATGATGAAAAACATTTGACCATGCGGCTAATGAAAAGAACACTCAGGATGTTTCATATTATTCCATCATCCTCAGCTACTGAGTCCTGGTCCACCACAGGTCCATCACCACAGGTCCACACCACAGGTCCACACCACAGGTCCACACCACAGGTCAACACCACAGGTCAACACCACAGGTCTACACCACAGGTCAACACCACAGGTCAACACCACAGGTCCACACCACAGGTCCACACCACAGATCAACATCACAGGTCAACACCACCGGTCAACACTACAGGTCCACACCACAGGTCCACACCACAGGTCAACACCACAGGTCCACACCACAGGTCAACACCACAGGGTCCACACCACAGGTCCACACCACAGGTCCACCACAGGTCCACACCACAGGTCCACCACAGGTCTACACCACAGGTCCACCACAGGTCTACACCACAGGTCCACCACAGGTCCACCACAGGTCTACACCACAGGTCAACACCACAGGTCCACACCACAGGTCCACCACAGGTCTACACCACAGGTCCACCACAGGTCCACACCACAGGTCCACCACAGGTCCACACCACAGGTCCACACCACAGGTCCACACCACAGGTCCACCACAGGTCCACACCACAGGTCAACACCACAGGTCAACACCACAGGTCTACACCACAGGTCAACACCACAGGTCAACACCACAGGTCCACACCACAGGTCCACACCACAGATCAACACCACAGGTCAACACCACAGGTCAACACTACAGGTCCACACCACAGGTCCACACCACAGGTCCACACCACAGGTCCACACCACAGGTCAACACCACAGGGTCCACACCACAGGTCCACACCACAGGTCCACCACAGGTCCACACCACAGGTCCACCACAGGTCTACACCACAGGTCCACCACAGGTCTACACCACAGGTCCACCACAGGTCCACCACAGGTCTACACCACAGGTCAACACCACAGGTCCACACCACAGGTCCACCACAGGTCTACACCACAGGTCCACCACAGGTCCACACCACAGGTCCACCACAGGTCCACACCACAGGTCCACACCACAGGTCAACACCAGAGGAGAGGGCTATGGCTTTTCAGACCCTCTCATTTCAGAGGATCCTGCGGCAGGCCATTTCCCCTTCATTTATTCCACAGGAATTCGGCTCCCATTTCCTGACTGCATACTGGGCCTGATTCAAGTGAAAGAAGCACTTCCTGTAAACAGTCTCATTACTGAACTCCAACACTTCATTATGCAGCAGGCTAACGTCCCAATACAGGGAGGAGATGATGGTGTGAAGCATGGTTTTTACAGACAGGTCACCCGTGATAAaagtcagtattcaacgtccatccatgtctgaggacgtcgggagatgacgtttgcaacaacttcgaaatttgacatttgagaaataTCGATGATCATCTAATTCtgaagtgagactgtgagagctaaaTGGGTTTGTAACCACTATGACTGAAATAGATATATAGCAATGTAGAGTCATTTAGATAAGTGTATCTCCATGAGgtcatatttatatatacagtggggagaacaagtgttTGATACACTgcggattttgcaggttttcctacttacaaagcatgtagaggtctgtaatttttatcataggtacacttcaactgtgagagaccaaaaccaaaatccagaaaatgacattgtatgatttttaagtaattaattagcattttattgcttgacataagtatttgatacatcagaaaagcataacttaatatttggtacagaaacctttgtttgcaattacagagatcatacgtttcctgtagttcttgaccaggtttgcacacactgcagcagggattttggcccactcctccatacagactttctccagatccttcaggttttggggctgtcgctgggcaatacggactttcagctccctccaaagattttctattgggttcaggtctggagactggctaggccactccaggaccttgagatgcttcttacggagccactcccgagttgccctggctgtgtgttttgggtcgttgtcatgctggaagacccagccatgacccatcttcaatgctcttactgagggaaggaggttgttggccaagatctcgcgatacatggccccatccatcctcccctcaatacggtgcagtcgtcctgtcccctttgcagaaaagcttccccaaagaatgatgtttccacccccatgcttcacggttgggatggtgttattggagttgtactcatccttcttcttcctccaaacacggcaagtggagtttagaccaaaaagctctatttttgtctcatcagaccacatgaccttctcccattcctcctctggatcatccagatggtcattggcaaacttcagatgggcctggacatgcgctggcttgaacaGGGGGACCTtacgtgcgctgcaggattttaatccatgacggcgtaatgtgttactaatggttttctttgagactgtggtcccatctctcttcaggtcattgaccatgGACCAGAGCAAGGTGTACCACTGACCATGGACCAGAGCAAGTTGGACCACTGACCATGGACCAGAGCTAGGTGGACCACTAACCATGGACCAGAGCAAGGTGGACCACTGACCATGGACCAGAGCAAGGTGGACCACTGACCATGGACCAGAGCTAGGTGGACCACTAACCATGGACCAGAGCAAGGTGGACCACTGACCATGGACCAGAGCTAGGTGGACCATGGACCAGAGCTAGGTGGACCACTAACCATGGACCAGAGCTAGGTGGACCATGGACCAGAGCTAGGTGGAGGAAGCACAGTCAAACCCCAAGCTCTTCATTCCATAATAAGTTCAAAATACACATTGTAGCATTCTCAAGCAAACCACTCCCACAACAATGTCTGCTTCAAACACTCTGCCCTTTCAAAACACTGCAATCATGATAATTTGTAATACTACAATTAAACTCATGTAATTTCATGTTTAAATTGTAGTTGTGACAGgaatagactctgtaccggtaccccctgtatatagcttcgctactgttattttactgctgctctttaattatttgttattttattttttacttaacacttatttttcttaaaactgcattgttgattaagggcttgtaagtaagcaattcactgtaaggtctgttgtattcggcgcgtgcAACCtgtattcggcgcgtgtgacaaataacaATTGGTTTGATTTGAACTAACCACATTATGCTTATCATCACGTTGAGTATCATACATTACTTAATATTCGTTGTCATTTAATCTCTGGCATTTTCACAACAGGCATCTTGGAGGGAATCATTGctactttaaatgtatttgtcacatctcTCTGACTCGGTGCTCTCTCCGCTGTGTCTCAACTGTAATTTGCAATGTTAAATAAAGGACAATTCATTTCCTGCAGGCCTGACTAATCGCCAAGGTGCTTCAGATTCTAATTCATTACCTTCCTATTCTCCAGCTCTAAACACACATAACACAGACTGTTTAGAATATACAGAACACAGACTGtttagaacacacagaacacagactgtttagaacacacagaacactgactgtttagaacacacagaacacagactgtttagaacacacagaacacagactgtttagaacacacagaacactgaCTGTTTAGAACACACAGAACCCAGACTGtttagaacacacagaacacagactgTTTAGAGCACAGATCACAGGCTGtttagaacacacagaacacagactgTTCACACCTGTGGTGCCAGAGAATGTGCATAACAGCAACCccagataataataaataatggttacttctcagaaagtattgagcgtttaagaggagttaaacaaggctgtccgttgtctccatatctatttattatggccattgaaacgctagctattaaaattagatccaaGAAGAACATCAAGAGGTTAGAAATCCAGGGGGTAAAAACTAGTGTCAGTGTATGCCGAGTGTCAATGTATGCCGAGTGTcaatgtatgccgatgactctaGTTATTTTCCTAAGTCTGCAATGtggatccctgcacagtctcgaagatcttgatcacttttctagcctctctggattaaaacctaaTTAAGTGTACCATATTGCGTATTGGATCGTTAAAAGACAGTGTTTACACAaccttgtagtttaccaataaaatgggcgTATGGTGAAGTAGACATTAAATGTGCCTATTTAAATAATTGATATGAATTTGGGGGGCTAAAATGATTAGATATTAAATCTTTAAACctcactaaaagcttcactcgTACATAAGTCATATTTAAACCCAAAATGTCTCTCCAGTAGATTATTACGAAAGGCTCGTCCTTGGTTCaaaaattgcctttttgcctttatACAGATTACAACTTCTAATTTCCGACTAattgaaaataaaatgttgtttaaagtGTTGCccttttttaaacaagccatacaaagatggttacaatttcagttttatcctccaGACACATACAGGTTGCAAAATCAATGGGAagagacaacccacccaactcacgccctgaccatactaaaacaaagacataacaatagaactaaggtcagaacgtgacagattccatggcacatggtttatgaactggtataaaaacaacatttgattCAACATTTTGAGTTTTTAAATttcaattattatacaaaattcttgccaccaacagaatgctatttatatggggcatacaacaatctcaTCTCTGTAGATTTTACTGCAAAGGGACAGAATCAATAGatcatttattctggtattgtccctatgtagcttgtttctggtcacaggttcaggaatggttaaaaaatcacAACATGCACTTAAAATTAACCTTACATATAGCAGTGTTGGGCAATCTGGAAAGCCATAGTCAGtgaataaataatataataatactcataggaaaggttttcatctttagctcacaatctgtggatactaTATGATTAGAAAGGTACAAAACctatgtaaaacatcacagcacaatggaaaaatatatggcacacgGAAACCAAACGAGGGTGGACTATGGTGAtagttgggatgggctgagagtggctgagggggtgagattaaagagctgaggtctatggtgataggtgggatgggctgagagtggctgagggggtactattaaagagctgaggtctatggtgataggtgggatgggctgagagtggctgaggggtgggattaaagaggtgaggtctatggtgatagatgagatgggctgagagtggctgaggggtgggaataaagagctgaggtctattggtgataggtgggatgggctgagagtggttGAGGGGGTActattaaagagctgaggtctatggtgataggtgggatgggctgagagtggctgagggggcgggattaaagagctgaggtctatggtgataggtgggatgggctgagagtggctgagggggtgGAATTAAAGAGCTGAAGTCtattggtgataggtgggatgggctgagagtggctgagggggcgggattaaagagctgaggtctatggtgataggtgggatgggctgagagtggctgagggggcgggattaaagagctgaggtctatggtggtaggtgggatgggctgagagtggctgaggggcgggattaaagagctgaggtctatggtgataggtgggatgggctgagagtggctgaggggcgggattaaagagttgaggtctattggtgataggtgggatgggttgagagtggctgagggggtgagattaaagagctgaggtctatggtgataggtgggatgggctgagagtggctgaggggcgggattaaagagttgaggtctattggtgataggtgggatgggctgagagtggctgaggggcgggattaaagagttgaggtctattggtgataggtgggatgggctgagagtggctgagggggtgagattaaagagctgaggtctatggtgataggtgggatgggctgagagtggctgaggggcgggattaaagagttgaggtctattggtgataggtgggatgggctgagagtggctgagggggtggaattaaagagctgaggtctatggtgataggtgggatgggctgagagtggctgaggggcgggattaaagagttgaggtctattggtgataggtgggatgggctgagagtggctgagggggtgagattaaagagctgaggtctatggtgataggtgggatgggctgagagtggctgaggggcgggattaaagagttgaggtctattggtgataggtgggatgggctgagagtggctgaggggcgggattaaagagttTGTTTGgtaaagtattattattatgagaCTGCTATATATAAAAGTACGATGTATGTAAAAATGTACGTATATGTAGCAGAAAAGCTGTAAGAAACAAACAAGATATGTGTCGTCTGAAGAGGGGGTGGATgggttaataaaaaatgaaatacaaaaaatGTCTGCTTCGTACCCTCTGCCCTTTCAAAACGCTGTAATCATCATGATCATTTGTAACACTACAATTAAACTCATGTCATTTCATATTTAAATTGTAATTGTGACAGGAATAGACATATTCATTACCAACTAAGCGCATTATGCTTATCATCACGTTGAGTATCATACATTACCTAATATCCTCTGTCATTTAATCTCTGGCATTTTCACAACAGGCATCTTGGAGGGAATCATTGCTACTTTAAATGTTTATGTCACATCTCTCTAACTCGGTGCTCTCTCCGCTGTGTCTCAACTGTAATTTGTAATGTTAAATAAAGGACAATTCATTTCCTGCAGGCCTGACTAATCGCCAAGGTGCTTCAGATTCTAATTCATTACCTTGCTCTAAAAACACAGAACATAGACTGTTtacaaaacacagaacacagactgtttggaacacacagaacacagactgtttagaacacacagaacacaaactgtttggaacacacagaacacagactgTTTAGATCAAACATAACACGGACTACTGTACTTCAGGGGAAGTAGTCACCATACCCTACCTTTCCCATGAATGGGCCTACAGCCTAGTGTACTTCAAATGCACTCTACTGTACCTCAGATGCACCCTACTGTATCTCAGATACACCCTACTGTACCTCAGATGCAACCTACTGTATCTCAGATGCACCCTACTGTATCTCAGATGCACCCTACTGTACATCAGATGTACCCTACTGTACCTCAGATGCACCCTACTGTATCTCAGATGCACCCTACTGTACCTCAGATGCACCCTACTGTACCTCAGATGCACCCTACTGTACCTCAGATGCACCCTACTGTACTTCCGATGCACCCTACTGTACCTCAGATGCACCCTACTGTACTTCAGATGCACCCTACTGTACTTCAGATGCACCCTACTGTACCTCAGATGCACCCTACTGTACCTCAGATGCACCCTACTGTACTTCAGATGCACCCTACTGTACCTCAGATGCACCCTACTGTACTTCAGATGCACCCTACTGTATCTCAGATGCACCCTACTGTACTTCAGATGCACCCTACTGTACTTCAGATGCACCCTACTGTACCTCAGATGCACCCTACTGTATCTCAGATGCACCCTACTGTACCTCAGATGCACCCTACTGTACCTCAGATGCACTCTACTGTACCTCAGATGCACCCTACTGTACCTCAGATGCACCCTACTGTACTTCCGATGCACCCTACTGTACCTCAGATGCACCCTACTGTATCTCAGATACACCCTACTGTACCTCAGATGCACCCTACTGTATCTCAGATGCACCCTACTGTATCTCAGATGCACCCTACTGTACATCAGATGCACCCTACTGTACCTCAGATGCACCCTACTGTATCTCAGATGCACCCTACTGTACCTCAAATGCACCCTACTGTACCTCAGATGCACCCTACTGTACCTCAGATGCACCCTACTGTACCTCAGATGCACCCTACTGTACTTCAGATGCACCCTACTGTACTTCCGATGCACCCTACTGTACCTCAGATGCACCCTACTGTATCTCAGATACACCCTACTGTACCTCAGATGCACCCTACTGTATCTCAGATGCACCCTACTGTATCTCAGATGCACCCTACTGTACATCAGATGCACCCTACTGTACCTCAGATGCACCCTACTGTATCTCAGATGCACCCTACTGTACCTCAAATGCACCCTACTGTACCTCAGATGCACCCTACTGTACCTCAGATGCACCCTACTGTACCTCAGATGCACCCTACTGTACTTCAGATGCACCCTACTGTACTTCAGATGCACCCTACTGTACTTCAGATGCACCCTACTGTACCTCAGATGCACCCTACTGTACTTCAGATGCACCCTACTGTACTTCAGATGCACCCCACTGTACCTCAGATGCACCCTACTGTACCTCAGATGCACCCTACTGTACATCAGATGCACCCTACTGTACCTCAGATGCACCCTACTGTATCTCAGATGCACCCTACTGTACCTCAAATGCACCCTACTGTACCTCAGATGCACCCTACTGTACCTCAGATGCACCCTACTGTACCTCAGATGCACCCTACTGTACTTCAGATGCACCCTACTGTACTTCAGATGCACCCTACTGTACTTCAGATGCACCCTACTGTACCTCAGATGCACCCTACTGTACTTCAGATGCACCCTACTGTACTTCAGATGCACCCCACTGTACCTCAGATGCACCCTACTGTACCTCAGATGCACCCTACTGTATGTCAGATGCACCCTACTGTACCTCAGATGCACCCTACTGTATGTCAGATGCACCCTACTGTACTTCAGATGCACCCTACTGTACATAAGATGCACCCTACTGTACCTCAGAGGAAGTTAGTCGACTGGGCCTGTTTACTCCTCTACTGTACCTCAGAGGAAGTGAGTCGACTGGGCCTGTTTATTCCTCTACTGTAACTCAGAGGAAGTGAGTCGACTGGGCTGTTTACTCCTCTACTGTAACTCAGAGGAAGTGAGTCGACTGGGCCTGTTTACTCCTCTACTGTAACTCAGAGGAAGTGAGTCGACTGGGCCTGTTTATTCCTCTACTGTAACTCAGAGGAAGTGAGTCGACTGGGCCTGTTTATTCCTCTACTGTAACTCAGAGGAAGTGAGTCGACTGGGCCTGTTTATTCCTCTACTGTAACTCAGAGGAAGTGAGTCGACTGGGCCTGTTTACTCCTCTACTGTAACTCAGAGGAAGTGAGTCGACTGGGCCTGTTTATTCCTCTACTGTAACTCAGAGGAAGTGAGTCGACTGGGGCTGTTTATTCCTCTACTGTAACTCAGAGGAAGTGAGTCGACTGGGCCTGTTTACTCCTCTACTGTAACTCAGAGGAAGTGAGTCGACTGGGCCTGTTTATTCCTCTACTGTAACTCAGAGGAAGTGAGTCGACTGGGCCTGTTTACTCCTCTACTGTAACTATAAATCATGACCACTATCAGGCTCCATATAAATAATGACCACTATAAGGCTCCATATAAATCATGACCACTATCAGGCTCCATATAAATCATGACCACTATCAGGCTCCATATAAATCATGACCACTATCAGGCTCCATATAAATCATGACCACTATCAGGCTGCATATAAATCATTACCACTATCAGGCTCCATATAAATCATGACCACTATCAGGCTCCATATAAATCATGACCACTATCAGGCTCCATATAAATCATGACCACTATCAGGCTCCATATAAATCATGACCACTATCAGACTACATATAAATCCTGACCACTATCAGACTCCATATAAATGATGATCACTATCAGGCTCCATATAAATCATGACCACTATCAGGCTCCATATAAATCCTGACCACTATCAGGCTCCATATAAATCATGACCACTATCAGACTCCATATAAATCCTGACCACTATCAGACTCCATATAAATCCTGACTACTATCAGGCTCCATATAAATGCAGCAACATTTTGGGACAATTGCCTCCCCCGTAAAGTacatactacagtaaatactgtcTTTCTTCAAGattagagggagtgatggagactGCCATCATCATGGCCACTCTAAATTAAGAGAAGCAACACTGTGTCTTGGCCCAGCCTGGT
Coding sequences within:
- the LOC139380138 gene encoding uncharacterized protein; translation: MAWKSTSKPVTQPPVTGSITTGPHHRSTPQVHTTGQHHRSTPQVYTTGQHHRSTPQVHTTGPHHRSTSQVNTTGQHYRSTPQVHTTGQHHRSTPQVNTTGSTPQVHTTGPPQVHTTGPPQVYTTGPPQVYTTGPPQVHHRSTPQVNTTGPHHRSTTGLHHRSTTGPHHRSTTGPHHRSTPQVHTTGPPQVHTTGQHHRSTPQVYTTGQHHRSTPQVHTTGPHHRSTPQVNTTGQHYRSTPQVHTTGPHHRSTPQVNTTGSTPQVHTTGPPQVHTTGPPQVYTTGPPQVYTTGPPQVHHRSTPQVNTTGPHHRSTTGLHHRSTTGPHHRSTTGPHHRSTPQHHVAPDGWVGQEQLNHSPEHSGPHHQRVQGSPEGSIPGPHHQRVQSLDPTTRGFNPWTPPPEGSIPGPHYQSVQSLDPTTRGFNPWTPPPEGSIPGPHHQRVQSLDPTTRGFNPWTPPPEVSIPGPHHQRVQSLDPTTRGSNPWTPPPEGPIPGPHHQRVQSLDPSTRGRIFILMFRPSQTHRGCLTFQTTVHSNCTCGGHH